A part of Polynucleobacter sp. MG-Unter2-18 genomic DNA contains:
- a CDS encoding thiazole synthase, whose product MTAPLPNSLKTADSLVLYGETFASRLLLGTSRYPSPQVLENAVKQSNPGMITVSLRRQGTSTTEAHSGFWDLLKKMAVPVLPNTAGCHSPKEVIATAQMAREVFETSWIKLELIGDDYTLQPDTLRLVSTAETLIKDGFKVLPYCTEDLILCQRLVDVGCQAVMPWAAPIGTGQGPLNPYALKLLRDRLTVPLLVDAGLGLPSHACSVMEWGFDGVLLNTAVALADDPVAMANAFAMSVDAGRTAYLSGAMKAQQSAQASTPLVGTPFWHQS is encoded by the coding sequence ATGACAGCACCTCTACCAAACTCTCTCAAGACGGCCGATTCTCTAGTGCTGTACGGTGAGACCTTTGCTAGTCGCTTATTACTAGGAACCTCGCGTTACCCCTCTCCGCAGGTTTTAGAAAATGCCGTGAAGCAATCCAATCCCGGAATGATTACGGTAAGCCTGCGTCGGCAAGGCACTTCAACTACAGAAGCGCATTCTGGTTTTTGGGACCTCTTAAAGAAAATGGCTGTACCGGTCTTACCGAATACTGCAGGATGTCACAGCCCAAAAGAAGTGATTGCCACTGCACAAATGGCACGTGAGGTTTTTGAAACGAGCTGGATTAAATTAGAACTGATCGGCGATGACTACACTCTGCAACCAGATACTTTGCGATTAGTATCTACAGCCGAAACGTTAATTAAAGATGGTTTCAAAGTCTTGCCTTATTGCACTGAAGATTTGATCTTGTGCCAACGCTTAGTCGATGTTGGATGCCAGGCAGTAATGCCGTGGGCCGCTCCCATTGGCACAGGTCAAGGCCCTTTAAATCCTTATGCATTAAAACTTTTACGTGACCGCTTAACAGTTCCTCTTCTGGTGGATGCTGGTTTAGGTCTTCCCTCGCACGCATGCAGCGTAATGGAGTGGGGTTTTGATGGAGTCCTACTCAATACAGCTGTTGCACTAGCTGATGATCCAGTGGCGATGGCTAATGCATTTGCAATGTCAGTCGATGCTGGGCGGACTGCCTACCTCTCTGGCGCTATGAAAGCCCAACAATCCGCCCAAGCTAGTACGCCATTAGTTGGCACGCCTTTCTGGCATCAAAGTTAA
- a CDS encoding adenine phosphoribosyltransferase, with the protein MNLLDYLPGVPDFPKPGILFRDISPLLANPSAFKEATLQLEALAQQFDYSHILGIESRGFIFGTALAYQTHKGLALARKPNKLPLASHRESYGLEYGSDSLEIAQSTMPVGARVLIVDDVLATGGTIIAASKLLKKAGFDVAGALTLLEIDGLNGGKILSQTGITNKTVLVA; encoded by the coding sequence ATGAATTTATTAGATTATCTACCCGGAGTTCCAGACTTTCCAAAGCCGGGGATCCTCTTTAGGGATATCTCCCCTTTGTTGGCCAACCCGAGTGCGTTTAAGGAGGCTACGCTACAGCTAGAGGCCCTTGCACAGCAGTTTGATTACAGCCATATTTTAGGTATTGAATCACGGGGTTTTATTTTTGGCACTGCCCTCGCCTATCAAACCCATAAGGGCCTCGCTTTAGCCCGAAAACCCAATAAGCTACCTTTAGCCAGCCACCGAGAGTCTTATGGACTGGAATATGGTTCTGACTCCCTTGAAATTGCGCAATCTACTATGCCAGTAGGTGCGCGTGTTTTGATTGTGGATGATGTTCTGGCCACTGGAGGCACCATCATTGCGGCTAGCAAACTACTGAAAAAAGCTGGCTTTGACGTAGCTGGCGCTTTGACCTTGCTAGAAATCGATGGGTTAAATGGTGGCAAGATCTTGAGCCAAACCGGAATTACCAATAAGACGGTCTTAGTTGCTTAA
- a CDS encoding YqjK-like family protein, with protein sequence MMSQKLAELQARQRVLQEQAAQERADFALHFEPIEKPLSWADKGIDAFNFMKSTPILWTSAFAVLAHYKPKLASKLLTVGWGTVKLLKGAKSLL encoded by the coding sequence ATGATGAGTCAAAAGCTAGCTGAACTTCAGGCTAGACAAAGAGTGCTGCAGGAACAGGCAGCCCAAGAGCGTGCTGACTTCGCCTTGCATTTCGAGCCCATAGAAAAGCCCCTATCCTGGGCTGATAAAGGTATAGATGCGTTTAATTTCATGAAGAGCACCCCAATTTTGTGGACAAGCGCGTTCGCTGTGCTAGCCCACTACAAACCCAAGCTTGCTAGTAAGTTGCTTACCGTAGGCTGGGGTACCGTCAAGCTTCTAAAGGGTGCTAAGAGTCTTCTGTAG
- a CDS encoding thiamine phosphate synthase, which yields MSLVRDLADQIVAAHVKDDVCLPIPAYSASSPPPKIDNEHAADHYELAGALASIEMGFIECDAKVLGKAWSRMAHQDGGFNPSKWPSRPEHFDLLPWTRNMNPNAFAECPQRLGLYAVMPDADWVKRSIEAEVPTVQLRLKSDDRRLIRKQIAQSVEAVKGSKTLLFINDYWQEAIEANAYGVHLGQEDLEVADLEAIRTAGLRLGLSTHGYAEMVHADRFCPSYIAMGAVFATNLKKMATAPQGLGRLYKYAQLMSHYPLVAIGGIDENSIHAVAQSGVGSVAVVRAINGSSDPKVAVMKLQELMKT from the coding sequence ATGAGCTTAGTGCGAGATCTTGCGGATCAAATTGTTGCAGCTCATGTCAAGGATGATGTGTGCTTACCGATCCCAGCGTATAGCGCGTCATCCCCACCACCAAAAATTGATAATGAGCACGCAGCAGATCACTATGAGCTGGCAGGCGCACTTGCATCGATTGAGATGGGCTTTATTGAATGTGATGCCAAAGTATTAGGCAAAGCTTGGTCACGCATGGCTCACCAAGATGGTGGATTTAATCCATCTAAATGGCCTTCTAGGCCCGAGCATTTTGATTTACTCCCCTGGACACGCAACATGAATCCCAATGCCTTTGCGGAGTGCCCTCAGCGCTTGGGTTTATATGCTGTTATGCCAGATGCTGATTGGGTAAAGCGCTCAATTGAGGCTGAAGTACCAACGGTGCAACTGCGCCTTAAATCAGATGATCGCAGACTGATCCGTAAGCAGATTGCACAATCTGTTGAAGCAGTCAAAGGCAGCAAAACTTTGCTCTTTATTAATGATTATTGGCAAGAGGCGATTGAAGCTAATGCCTATGGTGTTCATTTAGGTCAAGAAGATTTAGAAGTGGCAGATTTAGAGGCAATTCGAACTGCAGGCCTTCGCTTAGGTCTGAGTACCCACGGCTATGCTGAGATGGTTCATGCAGATCGCTTCTGCCCGAGTTATATCGCGATGGGCGCAGTCTTTGCAACCAATCTGAAAAAGATGGCAACCGCTCCGCAAGGCTTGGGACGTTTATATAAATATGCTCAATTGATGAGTCACTATCCTTTAGTGGCTATTGGCGGCATTGATGAAAATAGTATTCATGCAGTAGCGCAAAGCGGAGTTGGTTCAGTTGCGGTTGTTAGAGCAATCAATGGATCTAGCGATCCTAAGGTGGCAGTCATGAAACTCCAAGAGCTAATGAAAACCTAA
- a CDS encoding U32 family peptidase yields MTKIPELLAPAGSLSMLRTAFDFGADAIYAGQPRYSLRVRNNDFGKMETLKEGIDTAHALGKKFYLVSNLLPHGGKTRTYIKDMDPVVALKPDAMIMSDPGLIMMAREAWPDMPIHLSVQANTVNGASAKFWRSVGISRVILSRELSFDEIEEVRQDCPEMELEVFVHGALCIAYSGRCLLSGYMSHRDSNQGACTNACRWDYKVKPGQQNTSGDVVLLQEARRPDDLMPMEEDEHGTYIMNSKDLRAIEHIERLTKMGVDSFKIEGRTKSPYYVSRTCQSYRTAIDDAVAGRPMNMSLIGNLEGLANRGYTDGFYERHHDKEYQLYMRGHSLSGRSLYVGETLEIDEASGRVKVDVKNRFSIGDKLEIIEPEGNQDMVLDAMWNLKDEPIDVAPGSGHFVWIKLPLKSKHAFIARYTQEPAPVEASSCSNC; encoded by the coding sequence ATGACCAAGATTCCAGAACTCCTCGCCCCCGCCGGTAGCCTCTCCATGCTGCGTACTGCCTTTGACTTTGGTGCCGATGCCATTTATGCCGGACAGCCGCGCTATTCCCTTCGAGTACGTAATAACGACTTCGGAAAAATGGAGACGCTCAAAGAAGGTATTGATACCGCACATGCTTTAGGTAAAAAGTTTTATCTGGTATCTAACCTACTTCCTCATGGCGGTAAGACACGTACCTACATTAAAGATATGGATCCTGTAGTTGCATTAAAACCTGATGCGATGATCATGTCTGATCCAGGCCTCATCATGATGGCCAGAGAAGCTTGGCCAGATATGCCAATTCATTTATCCGTTCAGGCCAATACGGTCAATGGTGCCTCAGCAAAATTCTGGCGCTCTGTTGGTATTAGCCGGGTGATATTGTCACGTGAGCTTTCTTTCGATGAGATTGAAGAAGTTCGTCAAGACTGCCCAGAAATGGAATTAGAAGTATTTGTGCATGGCGCCCTGTGTATTGCTTATTCTGGTCGCTGCCTACTATCTGGTTACATGTCCCATCGTGACTCAAATCAAGGTGCTTGCACCAATGCCTGTCGCTGGGATTACAAAGTAAAGCCGGGACAACAAAATACCAGCGGCGATGTGGTGCTCCTGCAAGAAGCACGTCGTCCAGATGACTTAATGCCCATGGAAGAAGATGAGCATGGCACCTACATCATGAACTCTAAAGATTTGCGGGCAATTGAGCATATTGAGCGCTTAACAAAGATGGGTGTCGATTCATTCAAGATTGAAGGCCGCACCAAGTCGCCCTATTACGTTTCTCGCACCTGCCAATCCTACCGCACTGCAATTGATGATGCAGTAGCTGGTCGTCCAATGAATATGTCTCTGATTGGTAATCTTGAAGGTCTTGCCAATCGTGGCTATACCGATGGTTTTTATGAGCGTCACCACGATAAAGAGTATCAGCTCTATATGCGTGGTCACTCCCTCTCGGGTAGAAGTCTATATGTTGGCGAAACTTTAGAAATTGATGAGGCCTCTGGTCGCGTCAAGGTAGATGTAAAAAATCGTTTCTCGATTGGTGATAAGTTAGAAATCATTGAGCCCGAGGGTAATCAAGATATGGTGCTCGATGCCATGTGGAATCTCAAAGATGAACCCATTGATGTTGCCCCTGGCTCGGGTCACTTCGTGTGGATTAAATTGCCACTCAAGAGTAAGCATGCATTTATTGCGCGCTATACCCAAGAACCAGCGCCTGTTGAAGCTAGCTCTTGCAGCAACTGCTAA
- a CDS encoding FAD-dependent oxidoreductase — protein sequence MSHAFSNSKYAIVGAGLMGRLLAVALAKRGAQVELFEKGGSDANLAAARIAAAMLAPLAESAITEDNVVRMGVHSLPRWKQLIDELAKPVYFQQNGTLILWHRQDTSDAERFASHLARNCDHNQALSKPIHLDSQSLAEIEPGVAERFNQGLYLPNEGQLDNRQLLEALLVELTLMKVPCHWNQTTDPEQLRTQKNGFDWVIDCRGLGAKASWEHASNSDKDLRGVRGEVIRLYAPEVKLRRPTRLIHPRYPIYIAPKEDDVYVVGATEIESEDLSPMSVRSALELLSAVYTVHSGFAEGRILEMATQCRPTLKDNLPEISVDQKLNQAGLMMINGLYRHGFMISPAILDCALEILDSGSSSTAIDLGLQVTASSNEELSTCA from the coding sequence GTGAGTCACGCATTCTCAAACAGCAAATATGCTATCGTCGGCGCCGGCCTCATGGGTCGGCTGCTTGCGGTCGCACTTGCTAAGCGCGGCGCTCAGGTAGAGCTGTTTGAGAAAGGCGGTTCAGACGCTAACTTAGCGGCAGCTCGGATTGCTGCTGCTATGTTGGCTCCATTGGCAGAATCAGCTATCACCGAAGATAACGTTGTACGCATGGGTGTTCATAGCCTGCCGCGCTGGAAGCAACTTATTGATGAATTAGCAAAGCCGGTATATTTTCAGCAAAATGGCACGCTCATCTTGTGGCATCGTCAAGATACTAGTGATGCAGAGCGCTTTGCCTCCCATCTGGCAAGAAATTGCGATCACAATCAAGCGCTTTCTAAACCGATTCATTTGGATAGTCAGTCTCTTGCAGAAATCGAGCCTGGTGTTGCTGAACGGTTTAACCAAGGCCTCTATCTTCCCAATGAAGGCCAGCTTGATAACCGCCAATTGCTGGAGGCTTTGTTAGTTGAGCTGACTTTAATGAAGGTGCCTTGTCATTGGAATCAAACTACCGATCCCGAACAACTTCGTACTCAAAAGAATGGTTTTGATTGGGTCATTGATTGTCGTGGCCTGGGTGCTAAAGCTTCTTGGGAGCATGCTAGTAACTCTGATAAAGATTTACGAGGAGTACGTGGTGAAGTCATTCGCCTCTATGCCCCCGAAGTGAAGTTGCGTCGTCCTACGCGCCTAATTCACCCACGCTATCCGATTTATATCGCCCCTAAAGAGGATGATGTCTACGTTGTTGGCGCAACAGAAATTGAATCCGAAGATCTCTCTCCGATGAGTGTGCGCTCCGCCCTAGAATTACTTAGTGCGGTTTATACCGTCCATAGTGGCTTTGCTGAAGGACGTATTTTGGAAATGGCAACGCAATGTCGCCCTACGCTCAAAGATAATCTGCCAGAGATTTCCGTTGATCAAAAACTAAATCAAGCTGGCCTGATGATGATTAATGGACTCTATCGACATGGTTTCATGATCTCACCAGCGATTCTGGATTGCGCGTTAGAAATATTAGATTCCGGGTCTAGTAGCACAGCGATTGATTTGGGTCTTCAGGTGACAGCCTCTTCAAATGAGGAGCTGAGTACATGCGCATAA
- a CDS encoding Smr/MutS family protein, producing MTHSFECPECGNSRGMLGACHQCGSEELPLPHSDTMVLNVKFDSPSAEEALDRLTIGLRRASEVGIKAIILIHGYGSSGEGGKIKWAIHDALNNNYFSDRVDEYHFGEQTAFGSEAYHALLRRRPGLKAYLKHFKEGNAGMTVLIL from the coding sequence ATGACCCATTCATTTGAGTGTCCAGAATGTGGCAATTCCCGAGGAATGCTTGGGGCATGTCATCAATGCGGAAGTGAGGAACTTCCTCTGCCGCACAGTGACACGATGGTGCTGAATGTAAAGTTCGATAGTCCAAGTGCCGAGGAGGCTTTGGATAGATTAACTATTGGACTGCGTCGAGCATCTGAGGTCGGTATTAAGGCAATCATCCTGATACATGGTTATGGATCCAGCGGTGAGGGTGGCAAGATTAAGTGGGCCATTCATGATGCCCTTAACAACAACTATTTCTCAGATCGGGTTGATGAGTATCACTTCGGCGAACAAACCGCATTTGGTAGCGAGGCATACCATGCCCTTTTAAGAAGAAGGCCAGGATTAAAGGCCTATCTGAAGCACTTCAAGGAGGGTAATGCAGGTATGACGGTATTAATACTGTGA
- a CDS encoding 5'-methylthioadenosine nucleosidase, whose protein sequence is MKTQLLIITALESELDKSALPAGVDIVYSGVGKINATAASLQAIHQYQPQRIVNFGTVGKINSTLEGLLEIGRVIQRDMMTVPLAPRGQTPFCSKPSQYLSLGGEHTCGTGDSFVTAHDPWLISQGIDVVDMELFAIANIAYQFNIPWQSFKYVTDDANADSGKEWTDRVNHGQELYLAKLKDLMSV, encoded by the coding sequence ATGAAAACACAATTGCTCATTATTACCGCATTAGAGTCCGAGCTGGATAAAAGCGCATTGCCCGCCGGTGTAGATATTGTGTATTCCGGGGTCGGAAAAATCAATGCAACGGCAGCAAGCCTGCAGGCTATCCATCAATATCAGCCTCAACGGATAGTGAACTTTGGGACCGTTGGAAAAATTAACTCTACGCTAGAAGGTTTATTAGAAATCGGTAGGGTGATTCAGCGTGACATGATGACAGTACCTCTGGCTCCACGAGGGCAGACCCCATTTTGCTCAAAACCGTCTCAATATTTATCACTTGGCGGTGAGCATACTTGCGGAACTGGCGATAGTTTTGTAACGGCTCACGATCCTTGGTTGATATCCCAGGGTATTGATGTGGTGGATATGGAATTATTTGCTATTGCCAATATTGCTTATCAATTTAATATCCCATGGCAATCATTTAAATACGTGACCGATGATGCTAATGCTGACTCTGGAAAAGAATGGACTGACCGCGTCAATCACGGTCAAGAACTCTATTTAGCCAAGCTTAAAGACTTGATGAGCGTCTAA
- a CDS encoding transporter: protein MINLPSIPHSRAFVIGACLLFITFALVPTLSHSQEIEARTYSNTPIGINFLSAGVVQAKTNNYSLTSEVMSLTHIFDAGGQSGKLTLVLPYAQFSGSKIIGGRTVNASTEGLSDPLIKAAINLYGAPALTLDQFKDYQQDLIAGVSLAASVPWGKYDDNQLINVGANRWFIQPGLGVSKAVGPWRFELAGAGIFYTSNTDYMDGNSLSQNPVYSTQTHGIYYFQNTAWISVDATYFIGGQSYLNGNPISSSQENWRFGTTMSYPVNKHNSIRLSASTGAYSRTNNSYDLYGISWQYRFGGGL from the coding sequence ATGATTAATTTACCCTCCATTCCTCATAGTCGGGCTTTTGTAATAGGCGCCTGCCTATTGTTCATTACATTTGCTTTAGTACCAACCTTATCTCATTCCCAAGAAATCGAGGCGCGCACCTACTCCAACACCCCTATCGGAATTAATTTTTTGAGTGCCGGTGTAGTTCAGGCGAAAACGAATAACTACAGCCTTACTAGCGAAGTAATGAGCCTGACTCATATATTTGATGCTGGCGGGCAGTCAGGCAAGCTCACACTTGTCCTTCCGTACGCTCAATTTAGTGGGTCAAAAATAATTGGCGGGCGCACAGTCAATGCGAGCACTGAGGGTTTATCTGACCCACTCATCAAGGCTGCGATTAATCTCTACGGAGCTCCAGCATTAACGCTGGATCAATTTAAGGACTATCAGCAAGATCTCATTGCTGGCGTGAGTCTTGCAGCCTCGGTCCCGTGGGGCAAATACGATGACAATCAACTGATTAATGTAGGTGCTAATCGTTGGTTTATCCAGCCGGGTCTTGGCGTATCTAAGGCAGTTGGCCCTTGGAGATTTGAGCTTGCTGGTGCTGGTATTTTCTACACTAGCAATACTGACTATATGGACGGCAACTCGCTATCTCAGAACCCGGTTTACTCAACACAAACACACGGAATCTACTACTTTCAGAATACCGCCTGGATCTCAGTAGATGCCACTTACTTTATTGGCGGGCAATCTTATCTCAATGGCAACCCGATTAGTAGCAGTCAAGAGAATTGGCGCTTTGGTACAACGATGTCCTACCCAGTAAATAAACATAATTCGATTCGCCTTTCAGCGAGCACGGGGGCTTACTCAAGAACCAATAATAGCTATGACTTGTATGGTATTTCTTGGCAATACCGCTTTGGCGGTGGCCTATAA
- a CDS encoding AMP-binding protein, whose amino-acid sequence MNTQKPWLKNYLEGVPHEIDLAGYASIVDFIEESFAKYPDRIAIESMGHKISYRQLDILSKDFAAYLQTLGLEAGSRIAIMFPNVPQYLIAMFGTLRAGYVVVNINPLYTARELEHQLQDSGASILVMLENFAHVYQEIANQGLVKKVIVSSLGESLGPKGVIINLVARHIKKLIPHWKFPCVKLNQALKLGAGHGFTRPTLAQDDIAFLQYTGGTTGVSKGAVLLHRNILANIIQIESWLEPALKKRQQQLVFLCALPMTHIFALTACGLLGMRKGAQLLLVANPRDITSFIKLLMKRPDINIFPGVNTLFHALIHRPEFKQVRLPNLLVTIGGGMAVQKKTAELWQQMMGVPIAQGYGLSETSPVVCVNTPFVKEFTGSIGMPVPSTDVVILGDDGIEVPFGMTGEICIQGPQVMAGYWNRPEDTEQSITPAGYFKSGDIGIMSPDGFVQIVDRKKDMIVVAGYKVFPNEIEEVISQMPGVRECAVIGLPHRKLGEIVKAYIIKDKSELTEAQVIQYCKEQMTSYKRPRKIAFIDEMPKSNVGKILRRHLRDL is encoded by the coding sequence ATGAATACTCAAAAACCTTGGCTGAAAAACTATCTCGAAGGCGTTCCTCATGAGATTGATTTGGCAGGGTACGCATCAATTGTTGATTTCATAGAAGAATCTTTTGCTAAGTACCCCGATCGCATTGCAATAGAGTCGATGGGCCACAAAATCAGCTATCGTCAACTTGATATCCTATCCAAGGACTTTGCTGCTTATTTGCAAACTTTAGGTTTGGAGGCGGGCTCGCGTATCGCCATCATGTTTCCAAACGTTCCACAGTACTTAATTGCAATGTTCGGTACCCTCCGCGCAGGATATGTTGTGGTGAATATAAATCCGCTCTACACCGCCAGAGAGCTCGAACATCAATTACAAGATAGCGGAGCATCTATTTTGGTGATGCTAGAAAACTTTGCTCATGTGTATCAGGAGATTGCAAATCAGGGACTTGTCAAAAAGGTGATTGTGAGTAGCTTGGGTGAGAGCCTAGGCCCTAAAGGCGTCATCATCAATTTAGTCGCTCGCCATATTAAAAAGCTCATCCCACACTGGAAGTTTCCTTGCGTTAAATTGAATCAGGCCCTTAAGCTAGGTGCTGGCCATGGCTTTACTAGGCCGACTTTAGCGCAAGACGATATCGCGTTTTTGCAATACACGGGAGGCACTACGGGGGTATCTAAAGGCGCAGTTTTATTACATCGCAATATATTGGCCAACATCATTCAAATTGAATCTTGGCTTGAGCCTGCCTTGAAAAAACGGCAGCAGCAATTAGTTTTTTTATGCGCCTTACCTATGACTCATATCTTTGCCTTGACTGCCTGTGGTCTGCTTGGAATGCGTAAGGGCGCTCAATTATTATTAGTCGCCAATCCCCGTGATATCACTAGCTTTATTAAGCTCTTGATGAAACGCCCTGATATCAATATTTTCCCGGGTGTCAACACGCTATTTCATGCGCTGATACACCGCCCAGAATTTAAACAGGTACGCCTACCTAATCTCTTGGTCACGATCGGCGGTGGCATGGCGGTTCAAAAGAAGACAGCTGAACTTTGGCAGCAAATGATGGGGGTACCGATTGCTCAGGGATATGGGCTATCGGAAACTTCACCAGTGGTGTGTGTCAATACTCCATTTGTAAAAGAATTTACTGGATCCATTGGTATGCCAGTGCCTAGTACGGATGTAGTGATACTGGGTGATGATGGAATAGAAGTTCCATTTGGCATGACCGGAGAAATTTGTATTCAGGGTCCGCAGGTGATGGCAGGTTACTGGAATAGACCTGAGGACACGGAACAATCTATTACACCAGCGGGATATTTTAAATCTGGCGATATCGGCATCATGAGTCCTGATGGCTTTGTACAGATTGTTGATCGCAAAAAGGACATGATTGTAGTTGCTGGCTATAAAGTATTCCCCAATGAAATCGAGGAAGTCATTTCTCAAATGCCTGGCGTAAGAGAATGTGCCGTCATTGGATTGCCGCACCGTAAGCTGGGCGAGATCGTCAAGGCCTACATCATCAAAGACAAGTCTGAACTAACTGAGGCCCAAGTCATTCAGTATTGTAAAGAGCAAATGACCAGTTACAAGCGCCCCAGAAAGATTGCTTTCATCGATGAAATGCCCAAGTCGAATGTGGGCAAAATCTTGCGCCGTCATCTGCGCGACTTATAA
- the thiS gene encoding sulfur carrier protein ThiS, with product MRIMVNQVAQEIPDQSTIDDVLMLINAKPPFAVAINYEFVPKTRHAEEVLHEGDEMEVIAPVTGG from the coding sequence ATGCGCATAATGGTGAATCAAGTTGCTCAGGAGATTCCAGATCAGAGTACGATTGATGACGTTCTTATGCTGATTAATGCAAAGCCCCCCTTTGCTGTTGCCATTAATTATGAATTTGTTCCAAAGACTCGACATGCAGAAGAAGTGCTCCATGAGGGCGATGAGATGGAAGTCATTGCACCAGTCACCGGCGGTTAA
- a CDS encoding YqjD family protein: MTAKKSTTVQEEANINSENLIGDFKALMADAEELIKATASHDDGQLGAIRSKALETLNSAKESLSSVEGTVTEKAKVVAERTDEFVHRNPWEAVGVAAGIGLLIGLFIRRH, translated from the coding sequence ATGACTGCTAAAAAATCGACAACTGTGCAGGAAGAAGCGAACATCAATTCTGAAAATTTAATTGGTGACTTTAAGGCGCTGATGGCAGATGCAGAGGAGCTCATTAAGGCAACGGCAAGTCACGACGATGGCCAGCTTGGCGCAATTCGTTCCAAAGCTTTGGAGACCCTTAATAGCGCAAAAGAAAGTCTTTCCTCTGTAGAGGGCACTGTGACCGAAAAGGCCAAAGTCGTTGCTGAGCGTACGGATGAGTTTGTCCATCGAAATCCCTGGGAGGCGGTAGGCGTCGCTGCCGGGATTGGCTTGTTGATTGGTCTATTTATTCGTCGTCACTAG
- a CDS encoding phage holin family protein, giving the protein MSQENLFSALKNLVSTGASIAQTRLELISTDVQIARTQFLNLLVMVTCALFFLFFGLVMLALLIVIYSWETDRVLALSLLTSGFLVVGIILALVVLRSIKTMPKLFEATIAELAKDRQELSK; this is encoded by the coding sequence ATGTCACAAGAAAATCTTTTTTCCGCACTAAAGAATCTTGTCTCCACTGGGGCATCGATTGCTCAGACTCGTTTAGAGTTGATCTCTACTGATGTGCAGATTGCACGCACTCAGTTTCTGAATCTCTTAGTGATGGTGACCTGCGCATTATTTTTCTTGTTCTTTGGTTTGGTGATGCTCGCCTTACTCATTGTGATTTATAGCTGGGAGACTGATAGGGTACTGGCGCTGAGTCTATTAACAAGCGGTTTCTTAGTCGTAGGCATTATTCTGGCGCTGGTAGTTTTGCGCTCAATCAAAACGATGCCCAAATTATTCGAGGCAACGATTGCAGAGTTGGCTAAAGACCGCCAGGAGCTTTCTAAATGA
- the thiD gene encoding bifunctional hydroxymethylpyrimidine kinase/phosphomethylpyrimidine kinase, giving the protein MKSSTPSSVQIPKVLTIAGSDSGGGAGIQADLKVISALGGYGMTVITAITAQNTLGVTRIQDIDLDVVEAQIDAVFMDIGVDIVKIGMLASPEIVRTVASALKRHGAKTTVLDPVLRATSGASLGGDDTAQAMIKDLFPMASIITPNLEEAGLLLGREIQGVKDFKMAAEELLEMGPQAVLIKGGHLDASHTQLTDFLMWRTIEDGLEVVQSKEFKHYRVNTLNTHGTGCSLSSAIATYLADGHDLAHAVAKAISYVEAGLEKGRFLSIGEGPGPLWHMHDFYPTALPEEEGKY; this is encoded by the coding sequence ATGAAATCATCTACTCCAAGTTCTGTGCAGATCCCTAAAGTATTGACCATCGCTGGGTCCGATAGCGGTGGTGGCGCGGGCATTCAGGCTGACCTTAAAGTTATTTCAGCCCTGGGTGGATATGGGATGACTGTCATCACGGCGATTACCGCCCAGAACACTTTGGGAGTGACTCGTATTCAAGACATTGATCTTGATGTGGTTGAGGCTCAGATCGATGCGGTATTTATGGATATTGGGGTGGACATCGTCAAGATCGGCATGTTAGCCAGTCCAGAGATCGTTCGCACTGTGGCATCTGCCCTAAAGCGCCATGGAGCTAAAACAACAGTCCTAGACCCTGTATTGAGAGCTACTTCAGGTGCTAGTCTTGGCGGAGACGACACCGCTCAAGCCATGATTAAAGACTTATTTCCGATGGCAAGCATAATCACTCCTAATTTAGAAGAAGCGGGTTTGCTCTTAGGTCGTGAGATTCAGGGAGTGAAAGATTTCAAAATGGCGGCAGAGGAGTTGCTTGAGATGGGTCCTCAGGCAGTCTTGATCAAGGGTGGACATCTGGATGCGAGCCATACTCAGCTGACAGATTTTCTGATGTGGCGAACCATTGAAGATGGTCTGGAAGTTGTTCAATCAAAAGAATTTAAGCACTATCGTGTTAATACGCTCAATACCCATGGCACTGGCTGCTCACTATCATCTGCGATTGCGACTTATTTAGCAGATGGTCATGATCTTGCTCATGCGGTTGCTAAGGCGATCTCTTATGTTGAGGCTGGGCTAGAGAAAGGACGCTTCTTAAGTATTGGTGAAGGTCCAGGACCTTTATGGCACATGCATGATTTTTATCCAACTGCATTGCCAGAAGAAGAGGGTAAGTATTAA